A part of Arachis hypogaea cultivar Tifrunner chromosome 12, arahy.Tifrunner.gnm2.J5K5, whole genome shotgun sequence genomic DNA contains:
- the LOC112728423 gene encoding mitochondrial Rho GTPase 2 isoform X2 — protein sequence MVLLLGPSTFFSGGRRRSRELRIAVAGDASTGKSTLIAAMASGSYSESVPPLLPPTRLPHNLFNDSVPLILIDTPSSLDKQGTRNEELKQADAVVLTYDCEERATFERLSSYWLPELRRLEVKAPVVVVGCKLDLRDDSRLVSLESFTAQIMQQFKEVVTCIECSAATMYQVPEVFYFAQKSVLHPVDPLFDYERNALTDRCVRALRRIFVICDQDMDGALNDEELNEYQVRCFNAPLQPSEITRVKRLIEQKVPEGVNYTGLTFPGFIYIHNMYLKKGSTETFWTVLRKFGYDNNLKLRDDCLPVPSKKAPDQSVELTSEAIEFLNGTFRLLDTDKDRSLCPAEVDKLFNTAPESGNPATALQVTRRRSTDRKKQTTERNVFQCYVLGSKNAGKSALLNSFLERPFSDSYTPTTVEQYAANVVELIGGTRKTLILCEIPEDGVSKFLSNQNCLAACDVALFVYDSSDEHSWRKSRDLLERVVRKGELTGYRVPCLLIAAKDDLTPHPRALLDSVKVAQQLGIEVPIHVSMKLDDSSYLYQKIVKAAEHPHLNIPESETAKKRKQQQQFFYQSLMFALVGAAVAAFGLSVSRARAIKKSSVT from the exons ATGGTTTTGCTGTTAGGTCCCTCCACCTTCTTCTCCGGCGGACGTCGCCGGAGCAGGGAGCTCAGAATCGCCGTAGCTGGCGACGCATCCACCGGAAAATCCACCCTCATTGCTGCCATGGCTTCCGGCTCTTACTCCGAATCGGTTCCACCGCTGCTCCCTCCCACGCGGTTGCCTCATAATTTGTTCAATGATTCCGTTCCTCTCATCCTTATTGACACTCCTTCAAG TTTGGACAAACAAGGCACGCGCAATGAGGAATTGAAGCAAGCTGATGCAGTGGTTTTAACGTATGATTGTGAGGAACGTGCAACATTTGAGCGTTTGAGTAGTTACTGGCTTCCCGAGCTACGCCGGTTAGAG GTGAAGGCACCGGTGGTTGTGGTTGGTTGTAAGCTAGATCTGCGGGATGATAGTCGGCTAGTGAGCTTAGAGAGTTTCACTGCACAGATCATGCAACAATTCAAGGAAGTTGTTACCTGTATTGAATGTTCTGCAGCTACGATGTATCAG GTCCCTGAAGTTTTCTATTTTGCACAAAAATCAGTACTGCATCCAGTCGATCCATTGTTTGATTATGAAAGAAATGCTTTAACAGATAGATGTGTAAGGGCATTAAGAAGAATATTTGTAATCTGTGATCAAGACATGGATGGTGCCCTAAATGATGAAGAACTAAATGAATATCAG GTTAGATGCTTCAATGCACCATTGCAGCCATCTGAAATCACAAGAGTCAAAAGACTTATAGAGCAGAAAGTACCTGAAGGAGTAAACTATACTGGTCTTACTTTTCCAGGCTTTATTTATATCCATAATATGTATCTAAAGAAAGGAAGCACAGAGACATTTTGGACAGTTCTAAGAAAGTTTGGgtatgataataatttaaaactcCGGGATGATTGCCTTCCAGTTCCATCTAAGAAGGCTCCTGATCAG AGTGTGGAGCTAACAAGTGAAGCTATAGAGTTTTTGAATGGTACCTTTCGATTGTTGGATACAGATAAA GATCGATCCCTATGCCCTGCAGAAGTTGATAAGCTTTTTAATACTGCTCCAGAGAG TGGTAATCCTGCTACAGCTTTGCAAGTTACTCGTAGAAGATCAACAGACCGCAAGAAGCAAACAACAGAAAGAAATGTGTTCCAATGCTATGTTCTTGGTTCTAAAAATGCAGGGAAATCTGCTTTGCTGAATTCATTCTTGGAAAG GCCTTTCTCAGATAGTTATACTCCTACAACAGTTGAACAGTATGCAGCAAATGTAGTTGAACTAATTGGG GGAACTAGGAAAACTCTCATATTGTGCGAGATACCAGAGGATGGCGTATCAAAGTTTTTGTCAAATCAGAATTGTTTGGCTGCATGTGATGTAGCTCTTTTTGTGTATGACAG CTCAGATGAACATTCATGGAGGAAATCCAGAGATTTACTTGAGAGGGTTGTTAGAAAAGGAGAACTAACTGGCTATAGAGTTCCTTGCCTCCTCATTGCCGCTAAGGATGATTTAACTCCCCATCCGAGGGCGTTACTGGATTCAGTAAAG GTTGCTCAACAATTGGGAATAGAGGTACCTATTCATGTAAGTATGAAATTGGATGACTCAAGTTATCTGTACCAGAAGATTGTCAAGGCTGCAGAACACCCTCATTTGAACATTCCAGAGAGTGAGActgcaaagaaaagaaaacaacaacaGCAATTTTTCTATCAATCTCTTATGTTTGCCTTAG TTGGAGCAGCTGTTGCAGCATTTGGTTTGTCAGTGAGCCGAGCACGTGCCATAAAGAAAAGTTCTGTTACTTAG
- the LOC140172855 gene encoding pentatricopeptide repeat-containing protein At4g02820, mitochondrial-like → MLISAKRKMFLRSIRTTYLASTRHLSTAAPPRTPSSSSPSGGGGGRDTLGRRLMSLVFPKRSAVVAINKWKEEGHPPPRKYELNRIVRELRKNKSFKHALEVCEWMTLQQHIKLVQGDYAVHLDLIAKVQGLNSAEKFFEDLPDQMRGRQTCTALLHVYVQNNLADKAEALMSKMSECDFLGCPLPFNHMISLYIANGKLEKVPQIIRELKMNTCPDVVTFNLWLTACALQSDVETAERVMLELKKAKIDPDWVTYSTLTNLYIKNNCLEKARSTLKEMENRTSRNTRVAYSSLISLHMNMGNKDEVNRLWKKMKASFRKMNDNEYLCMLSSLVKLGDFAAAENLYSEWESVSGTHDVRVSNILLASYVNQDQMEMAENFYHRIVGNGVSPSYTTWELLTWGYLKNKDVEKFLDYFEKAVSSVKKWNPDQKLVREAFKILEELAHIEGAEKLLVILRNAGHVNTDVYNLFLNTYAKAGKMPLIVAERMKKDNVQLDEETHRLLDLTSKMCVSDASLILSTAPIEGVLE, encoded by the exons ATGTTGATTTCGGCAAAACGGAAAATGTTCCTCCGCTCCATCAGAACAACCTACCTCGCTTCCACACGCCACCTTTCCACGGCGGCGCCGCCACGAACACCCTCATCTTCCTCCCCATCCGGCGGCGGCGGCGGTAGAGACACGCTGGGGCGGAGGCTGATGAGCCTTGTGTTCCCGAAACGCAGCGCAGTGGTTGCGATCAACAAGTGGAAGGAAGAAGGTCACCCTCCGCCACGCAAGTACGAGCTAAATCGAATTGTTCGCGAGCTACGTAAGAACAAGAGCTTCAAACACGCGCTTGAG GTCTGTGAATGGATGACCTTGCAGCAACATATCAAGCTAGTGCAAGGAGACTATGCTGTCCACTTGGACTTGATAGCTAAAGTTCAGGGTTTAAACAGTGCAGAAAAATTCTTTGAGGATCTTCCTGATCAAATGAGAGGCAGACAGACCTGCACTGCTCTTCTTCATGTCTATGTCCAAAACAATTTGGCAGACAAAGCTGAAGCCCTCATGTCAAAAATGTCAGAATGTGATTTCTTGGGATGTCCACTTCCTTTCAACCACATGATATCTCTCTACATTGCAAATGGGAAGCTAGAAAAGGTCCCGCAAATTATTCGGGAATTGAAGATGAACACATGTCCTGATGTTGTTACTTTCAATTTGTGGTTAACTGCATGTGCTCTGCAAAGTGATGTTGAAACTGCAGAAAGAGTAATGCTCGAGTTAAAGAAGGCAAAAATTGATCCAGACTGGGTAACATATAGTACATTGACTAATTTGTACATTAAAAACAATTGCCTTGAAAAAGCAAGATCTACTTTGAAGGAGATGGAGAATAGAACCTCGCGGAACACTCGGGTTGCATATTCCTCTCTCATTAGCTTGCATATGAATATGGGGAATAAAGATGAAGTTAACCGATTATGGAAGAAAATGAAGGCTTCCTTTCGCAAAATGAATGATAATGAGTATCTTTGCATGTTATCATCGCTTGTGAAGCTTGGAGACTTTGCTGCAGCTGAGAACCTCTATAGTGAGTGGGAATCTGTTTCTGGGACTCATGATGTCAGAGTTTCAAATATACTTCTTGCTTCATACGTTAACCAAGACCAGATGGAAATGGCGGAAAATTTTTATCATCGGATAGTAGGAAATGGCGTAAGTCCTTCTTACACTACATGGGAGCTATTAACATGGGGCTATTTGAAAAATAAGGATGTGGAGAAATTTCTAGATTATTTTGAGAAAGCCGTTTCTAGTGTGAAAAAATGGAATCCTGATCAAAAGTTAGTGAGAGAGGCATTCAAAATCCTTGAGGAGCTGGCTCATATTGAAGGGGCAGAAAAATTGTTGGTTATCCTTCGCAATGCTGGCCATGTGAATACTGATGTGTATAACCTATTTCTCAACACTTACGCAAAAGCTGGTAAAATGCCTCTTattgttgctgagaggatgaaaAAGGACAATGTTCAGTTGGATGAAGAGACTCATAGGCTCTTGGATCTGACCAGTAAAATGTGTGTGAGTGATGCTTCACTGATTCTGTCCACAGCACCAATTGAAGGAGTATTAGAATAA
- the LOC112728422 gene encoding uncharacterized protein isoform X2, whose protein sequence is MAAMDDGIVHHHDDAAEVGFEEGMLWLPSHVLDEACGTKVHTRNRIHKVQIQHQLHHHQQHNNKSCEKQSQYSKSSTRSSLHQWPNSKVIANGGPGMQAIFLGSSQRSCGTGVFLPHRAGTNNFQPTKKPACSPVLLPARVVHALNLNVQALGVHISPPQVHKSNTRCEGMDNNYSNNNSSTKKKSDQKEVSKQCSVISQNQSSSAEIFLPKEWTY, encoded by the exons ATGGCTGCCATGGATGATGGTATTGTTCATCATCATGATGATGCTGCTGAAGTTGGTTTTGAAGAAGGAATGCTCTGGCTACCCTCTCATGTTTTGGATGAGGCGTGCGGCACTAAG GTTCATACTAGGAACCGAATCCATAAGGTCCAAATCCAGCATCAATTGCATCATCATCAACAGCATAATAACAAATCATGTGAAAAACAATCACAG TACTCAAAATCTAGCACAAGATCATCATTGCATCAATGGCCAAATAGTAAAGTTATTGCTAATGGTGGACCTGGAATGCAAGCTATTTTCTTAGGATCAAGTCAAAGGTCTTGTGGCACTGGTGTCTTCTTACCACATCGAGCAGGCACAAATAATTTCCAACCAACCAAAAAGCCAG CTTGTTCTCCGGTTCTTCTTCCAGCAAGAGTTGTTCATGCTCTGAATCTTAATGTTCAAGCATTAGGAGTTCACATTTCACCCCCTCAAG TTCACAAATCTAACACAAGATGTGAAGGGATGGAcaataattattctaataataatagTTCAACGAAAAAGAAAAGTGATCAGAAAGAAGTCTCTAAGCAATGTAGTGTTATTTCTCAGAATCAAAGTTCTTCTGCAGAGATATTTCTTCCAAAGGAATGGACTTATTGA
- the LOC112728423 gene encoding mitochondrial Rho GTPase 2 isoform X1 has product MVLLLGPSTFFSGGRRRSRELRIAVAGDASTGKSTLIAAMASGSYSESVPPLLPPTRLPHNLFNDSVPLILIDTPSSLDKQGTRNEELKQADAVVLTYDCEERATFERLSSYWLPELRRLEVKAPVVVVGCKLDLRDDSRLVSLESFTAQIMQQFKEVVTCIECSAATMYQVPEVFYFAQKSVLHPVDPLFDYERNALTDRCVRALRRIFVICDQDMDGALNDEELNEYQVRCFNAPLQPSEITRVKRLIEQKVPEGVNYTGLTFPGFIYIHNMYLKKGSTETFWTVLRKFGYDNNLKLRDDCLPVPSKKAPDQSVELTSEAIEFLNGTFRLLDTDKDRSLCPAEVDKLFNTAPESPWNDAPYKDATEKTSMGYASLKGFLSQWALMTLLDPTLSLANLIYIGYSGNPATALQVTRRRSTDRKKQTTERNVFQCYVLGSKNAGKSALLNSFLERPFSDSYTPTTVEQYAANVVELIGGTRKTLILCEIPEDGVSKFLSNQNCLAACDVALFVYDSSDEHSWRKSRDLLERVVRKGELTGYRVPCLLIAAKDDLTPHPRALLDSVKVAQQLGIEVPIHVSMKLDDSSYLYQKIVKAAEHPHLNIPESETAKKRKQQQQFFYQSLMFALVGAAVAAFGLSVSRARAIKKSSVT; this is encoded by the exons ATGGTTTTGCTGTTAGGTCCCTCCACCTTCTTCTCCGGCGGACGTCGCCGGAGCAGGGAGCTCAGAATCGCCGTAGCTGGCGACGCATCCACCGGAAAATCCACCCTCATTGCTGCCATGGCTTCCGGCTCTTACTCCGAATCGGTTCCACCGCTGCTCCCTCCCACGCGGTTGCCTCATAATTTGTTCAATGATTCCGTTCCTCTCATCCTTATTGACACTCCTTCAAG TTTGGACAAACAAGGCACGCGCAATGAGGAATTGAAGCAAGCTGATGCAGTGGTTTTAACGTATGATTGTGAGGAACGTGCAACATTTGAGCGTTTGAGTAGTTACTGGCTTCCCGAGCTACGCCGGTTAGAG GTGAAGGCACCGGTGGTTGTGGTTGGTTGTAAGCTAGATCTGCGGGATGATAGTCGGCTAGTGAGCTTAGAGAGTTTCACTGCACAGATCATGCAACAATTCAAGGAAGTTGTTACCTGTATTGAATGTTCTGCAGCTACGATGTATCAG GTCCCTGAAGTTTTCTATTTTGCACAAAAATCAGTACTGCATCCAGTCGATCCATTGTTTGATTATGAAAGAAATGCTTTAACAGATAGATGTGTAAGGGCATTAAGAAGAATATTTGTAATCTGTGATCAAGACATGGATGGTGCCCTAAATGATGAAGAACTAAATGAATATCAG GTTAGATGCTTCAATGCACCATTGCAGCCATCTGAAATCACAAGAGTCAAAAGACTTATAGAGCAGAAAGTACCTGAAGGAGTAAACTATACTGGTCTTACTTTTCCAGGCTTTATTTATATCCATAATATGTATCTAAAGAAAGGAAGCACAGAGACATTTTGGACAGTTCTAAGAAAGTTTGGgtatgataataatttaaaactcCGGGATGATTGCCTTCCAGTTCCATCTAAGAAGGCTCCTGATCAG AGTGTGGAGCTAACAAGTGAAGCTATAGAGTTTTTGAATGGTACCTTTCGATTGTTGGATACAGATAAA GATCGATCCCTATGCCCTGCAGAAGTTGATAAGCTTTTTAATACTGCTCCAGAGAG TCCATGGAATGATGCTCCATACAAGGATGCAACCGAGAAAACTAGCATGGGTTATGCATCTCTGAAGGGATTTCTGTCTCAG TGGGCCCTCATGACATTACTTGATCCAACACTTAGCTTGGCTAATTTGATTTACATTGGATATAGTGGTAATCCTGCTACAGCTTTGCAAGTTACTCGTAGAAGATCAACAGACCGCAAGAAGCAAACAACAGAAAGAAATGTGTTCCAATGCTATGTTCTTGGTTCTAAAAATGCAGGGAAATCTGCTTTGCTGAATTCATTCTTGGAAAG GCCTTTCTCAGATAGTTATACTCCTACAACAGTTGAACAGTATGCAGCAAATGTAGTTGAACTAATTGGG GGAACTAGGAAAACTCTCATATTGTGCGAGATACCAGAGGATGGCGTATCAAAGTTTTTGTCAAATCAGAATTGTTTGGCTGCATGTGATGTAGCTCTTTTTGTGTATGACAG CTCAGATGAACATTCATGGAGGAAATCCAGAGATTTACTTGAGAGGGTTGTTAGAAAAGGAGAACTAACTGGCTATAGAGTTCCTTGCCTCCTCATTGCCGCTAAGGATGATTTAACTCCCCATCCGAGGGCGTTACTGGATTCAGTAAAG GTTGCTCAACAATTGGGAATAGAGGTACCTATTCATGTAAGTATGAAATTGGATGACTCAAGTTATCTGTACCAGAAGATTGTCAAGGCTGCAGAACACCCTCATTTGAACATTCCAGAGAGTGAGActgcaaagaaaagaaaacaacaacaGCAATTTTTCTATCAATCTCTTATGTTTGCCTTAG TTGGAGCAGCTGTTGCAGCATTTGGTTTGTCAGTGAGCCGAGCACGTGCCATAAAGAAAAGTTCTGTTACTTAG
- the LOC112728422 gene encoding uncharacterized protein isoform X1, with product MTGLLMLVNKVTALVSNFQRQNQKISAVRFCNLFMRSEVGAFKSLHFSLPLQNIRRQKLQLLSTSKTLTPTTATTKNNLDSSSFAMAAMDDGIVHHHDDAAEVGFEEGMLWLPSHVLDEACGTKVHTRNRIHKVQIQHQLHHHQQHNNKSCEKQSQYSKSSTRSSLHQWPNSKVIANGGPGMQAIFLGSSQRSCGTGVFLPHRAGTNNFQPTKKPACSPVLLPARVVHALNLNVQALGVHISPPQVHKSNTRCEGMDNNYSNNNSSTKKKSDQKEVSKQCSVISQNQSSSAEIFLPKEWTY from the exons ATGACGGGATTGTTGATGCTTGTGAATAAGGTAACAGCGCTGGTATCAAATTTTCAGAGGCAGAATCAGAAGATTTCCGCTGTTCGATTCTGTAATCTATTCATGAG GTCAGAAGTTGGAGCCTTTAAAAGCCTCCATTTCTCTCTTCCTTTACAGAACATCAGGAGACAGAAACTTCAACTGTTATCAACATCAAAGACATTAACACCAACAACAGCAACTACAAAAAACAATTTAGACTCTTCTTCTTTTGCTATGGCTGCCATGGATGATGGTATTGTTCATCATCATGATGATGCTGCTGAAGTTGGTTTTGAAGAAGGAATGCTCTGGCTACCCTCTCATGTTTTGGATGAGGCGTGCGGCACTAAG GTTCATACTAGGAACCGAATCCATAAGGTCCAAATCCAGCATCAATTGCATCATCATCAACAGCATAATAACAAATCATGTGAAAAACAATCACAG TACTCAAAATCTAGCACAAGATCATCATTGCATCAATGGCCAAATAGTAAAGTTATTGCTAATGGTGGACCTGGAATGCAAGCTATTTTCTTAGGATCAAGTCAAAGGTCTTGTGGCACTGGTGTCTTCTTACCACATCGAGCAGGCACAAATAATTTCCAACCAACCAAAAAGCCAG CTTGTTCTCCGGTTCTTCTTCCAGCAAGAGTTGTTCATGCTCTGAATCTTAATGTTCAAGCATTAGGAGTTCACATTTCACCCCCTCAAG TTCACAAATCTAACACAAGATGTGAAGGGATGGAcaataattattctaataataatagTTCAACGAAAAAGAAAAGTGATCAGAAAGAAGTCTCTAAGCAATGTAGTGTTATTTCTCAGAATCAAAGTTCTTCTGCAGAGATATTTCTTCCAAAGGAATGGACTTATTGA